One Aphidius gifuensis isolate YNYX2018 linkage group LG5, ASM1490517v1, whole genome shotgun sequence genomic region harbors:
- the LOC122858298 gene encoding ribosomal protein S6 kinase alpha-5-like isoform X2, giving the protein MEKSMQPPRLPSPINNANFVDNNVSTSSNNDTIVTHVLTFVNLTDSGCQKVDMTHFDLLKVLGTGAYGKVFLVRKRTGADNGRLYAMKVLKKASIVQKKKTTEHTKTERQVLEAVRDSPFLVTLHYAFQTDAKLHLILDYVSGGELFTHLYQREHFTEDEVRIYIGEIILALEHLHKLGIIYRDIKLENILLDHEGHIVLTDFGLSKEFLPHERDTNARAYSFCGTIEYMAPEVVRGGDTGHDIAVDWWSVGVLTYELLTGASPFTVEGEKNTQQEISRRILKTEPPIPNHLNSSVRNFISRLLIKDPRQRLGGGPRDACELKEHAFFKKSSTIFSWDALEKRKIPPPFVPRISHELDTSNFSDEFTKMNAADSPAVVPPNYDKIFRGYSYVSPSILFSNNVVSDDIFEKSQQQQQQQQQPQQQQQQQQQQQQQQQQQQRIINHEQNRPTISDVLSARFEESLFYQLYEIDPRDDTLGDGSFSVCRRCRNRKTKKEYAVKIVSKKVDCRLESHILRTFQGHKNIVKLIDVYQDRAFTYIVMELLSGGELLSRKKHFNEHEAKKIMIQLASAVDYIHSHDVVHRDLKPENIVYEYNSDDSPIKVVDFGFAKMKGTSESLHTPCFTIPYAAPEVLDRKREGYRESCDLWSLGVILYSLLSGKPSFRNGTSELISKIENNEINYDDDEWKNISYNAKDVVKSLLKINPYERLTAAALVKHPWLNEQSSSSSSILPTPTTSKSTSTSSTNSIAPLVIESTSYEQSVSVLSDKPIESFKLKNVDGAKLAQRRKLHKRSTSSSVSSSTSTTSSSNPSSSLKILRPPSATTSINTTTSSPAQPNAFDFGEERVNEYLSSLSSSSDSNSPHLIQHQQQPQRHHHHRHHHHHHYHHHHHHHHRDNNKNDNDNYNNTREPKTKKRKRDIDVDNINDNNDGGGVGGVSGGTGGGVGSNSNSSSSSSGPVTRSRKRKLDKIACESSDTSIEYDSHNKKYCNLHRKQKSGKRPKRHAGDAID; this is encoded by the exons ATGGAGAAGTCAATGCAACCACCTCGTCTACCTTCGCCAATTAACAATGCTAATTTTGTTGACAACAATGTGAGCACCAGCAGCAACAATGACACAATTGTCACGCATGTTTTGACATTtg TTAACTTGACTGACAGTGGTTGTCAGAAGGTCGATATGACACACTTTGATCTTCTAAAAGTCCTTGGAACTGGTG cTTATGgaaaagtttttttagttAGAAAACGTACTGGTGCTGATAATGGTCGTCTATATGCAAtgaaagtattgaaaaaagcatcaattgtacagaaaaaaaaaacaacagaacATACTAAAACAGAAAGACAAGTTTTAGAAGCTGTTAGAGATAGTCCATTTTTAGTAACATTACATTATGCATTTCAAACTGATGCTAAACTTCATTTAATacttg aTTACGTAAGTGGAGGTGAATTATTTACACATCTTTATCAACGTGAACATTTTACCGAGGACGAAGTAAGAATATACATTGGTGAAATAATTCTTGCACTTGAACATTTACACAAG CTTGGTATTATTTATCGTgatataaaacttgaaaatatattactgGATCATGAAGGACATATTGTTTTAACGGACTTTGGTCTTAGCAAAGAATTTTTACCACATGAAAGAGATACAAATGCACGTGCATATTCATTTTGTGGTACTATTGAATATATGGCACCGGAAGTTGTACGTGGTGGTGATACTGGTCACGATATT GCTGTTGATTGGTGGAGTGTTGGGGTTTTGACATATGAACTATTGACCGGTGCATCACCATTTACTGTTGAAggtgaaaaaaatacacaacaagaaatatcaagaagaatattaaaaacagaACCACCAATACCAAATCATCTTAATTCATCAGTacgaaattttatatcaagattattaataaaagatcCAAGACAAAGACTTGGTGGTGGACCACGTGATGCATGTGAATTAAAAGAAcatgcattttttaaaaaatcatcaacaatatttagtTGGGATGCATTAGAAAAACGTAAAATACCACCACCATTTGTGCCTCGTATATCACATGAGCTAGATACTAGTAATTTTTCAGATGAATTTACTAAAATGAATGCTGCTGATAGTCCAGCAGTTGTACCAccaaattatgataaaatatttcgtGGTTATTCATATGTATcaccatcaatattatttagtaataatGTTGTATCAGatgatatatttgaaaaatcacaacagcaacaacaacaacaacaacaaccacaacaacaacagcaacaacagcaacaacagcagcaacaacaacaacaacaacaacgtaTTATTAATCATGAACAAAATCGTCCAACAATATCAGATGTATTATCAGCACGTTTTGaagaatcattattttatcaattatatgaAATTGATCCACGTGATGATACACTTGGTGATGGTAGTTTTTCAGTATGTCGTCGTTGTCGTAATcgtaaaactaaaaaagaatATGCTGTTAAAATTGTATCAAAAAAAGTTGATTGTCGTCTTGAATCACATATACTACGTACATTTCAAggacataaaaatattgttaaattaattgatgtttatcAAGATCGTGCATTTACATATATTGTTATGGAATTATTATCTGGTGGTGAATTATTAAgtagaaaaaaacattttaatgagcatgaagctaaaaaaattatgatacaaTTAGCATCAGCTGTTGATTATATACATTCACATGATGTTGTGCATCGTGATTTAAAACcagaaaatattgtttatgaaTATAATTCTGATGATTCACCAATAAAAGTTGTTGATTTTGGTTTTGCTAAAATGAAAGGTACATCTGAATCATTACATACACCATGTTTTACAATACCATATGCTGCACCAGAAGTATTAGATAGAAAACGTGAAGGTTATCGTGAAAGTTGTGATTTATGGAGTCTTggtgttattttatattcattattaagtGGTAAACCATCATTTAGAAATGGTACATCTGaattaattagtaaaattgaaaataatgaaattaattatgatgatgatgaatggaaaaatattagttataaTGCTAAAGATGTtgttaaaagtttattaaaaattaatccatATGAAAGATTAACAGCAGCAGCACTTGTTAAACATCCATGGTTAAAtgaacaatcatcatcatcatcatcaattttaccaacaccaacaacatcaaaatcaacatcaacatcatcaacaaatagtATTGCACCATTAGTTATTGAATCAACAAGTTATGAACAATCAGTATCTGTTTTATCTGATAAACCAattgaatcatttaaattaaaaaatgttgatgGTGCAAAATTAGCACAAAGAAGAAAACTTCATAAACGTTCTACCTCGAGTTCAGTGTCTTcctcaacatcaacaacatcatcatcaaatccatcatcatcattaaaaatattacgtcCACCAAGTGCCACAACAAgtataaatacaacaacatcatcaccaGCCCAACCAAATGCATTTGATTTTGGTGAAGAAAGagttaatgaatatttaagctcattatcatcatcatctgattCAAATTCACCACATTTaatacaacatcaacaacaaccacagcgtcatcatcatcatcgtcatcatcatcaccatcattatcatcaccatcatcatcatcatcatcgtgataataataaaaatgataatgataattataataatacaagagaaccaaaaactaaaaaaagaaaaagagatattgatgttgataatattaatgataataatgatggtggtggtgttggtggaGTTAGTGGAGGTACTGGTGGTGGTGTCGGtagtaatagtaatagtagtagtagtagtagtggACCAGTTACAAGATCAAGAAAACgtaaacttgataaaattgcATGTGAATCATCAGACACATCAATTGAATATGAttcacataataaaaaatattgtaatttacaTCGTAAACAAAAATCAGGTAAACGACCCAAAAGACATGCTGGTGATGCCATTGATTAG
- the LOC122858298 gene encoding ribosomal protein S6 kinase alpha-5-like isoform X1 — protein MKNPEHESGYFEDGSDVEIVYEENINSDDRKCESGTYGLSKAIRQLDVTDSPASPKPVSEKNDDGVNLTDSGCQKVDMTHFDLLKVLGTGAYGKVFLVRKRTGADNGRLYAMKVLKKASIVQKKKTTEHTKTERQVLEAVRDSPFLVTLHYAFQTDAKLHLILDYVSGGELFTHLYQREHFTEDEVRIYIGEIILALEHLHKLGIIYRDIKLENILLDHEGHIVLTDFGLSKEFLPHERDTNARAYSFCGTIEYMAPEVVRGGDTGHDIAVDWWSVGVLTYELLTGASPFTVEGEKNTQQEISRRILKTEPPIPNHLNSSVRNFISRLLIKDPRQRLGGGPRDACELKEHAFFKKSSTIFSWDALEKRKIPPPFVPRISHELDTSNFSDEFTKMNAADSPAVVPPNYDKIFRGYSYVSPSILFSNNVVSDDIFEKSQQQQQQQQQPQQQQQQQQQQQQQQQQQQRIINHEQNRPTISDVLSARFEESLFYQLYEIDPRDDTLGDGSFSVCRRCRNRKTKKEYAVKIVSKKVDCRLESHILRTFQGHKNIVKLIDVYQDRAFTYIVMELLSGGELLSRKKHFNEHEAKKIMIQLASAVDYIHSHDVVHRDLKPENIVYEYNSDDSPIKVVDFGFAKMKGTSESLHTPCFTIPYAAPEVLDRKREGYRESCDLWSLGVILYSLLSGKPSFRNGTSELISKIENNEINYDDDEWKNISYNAKDVVKSLLKINPYERLTAAALVKHPWLNEQSSSSSSILPTPTTSKSTSTSSTNSIAPLVIESTSYEQSVSVLSDKPIESFKLKNVDGAKLAQRRKLHKRSTSSSVSSSTSTTSSSNPSSSLKILRPPSATTSINTTTSSPAQPNAFDFGEERVNEYLSSLSSSSDSNSPHLIQHQQQPQRHHHHRHHHHHHYHHHHHHHHRDNNKNDNDNYNNTREPKTKKRKRDIDVDNINDNNDGGGVGGVSGGTGGGVGSNSNSSSSSSGPVTRSRKRKLDKIACESSDTSIEYDSHNKKYCNLHRKQKSGKRPKRHAGDAID, from the exons atgaagAATCCTGAACATGAGAGTGGATATTTTGAGGATGGTAGTGATGTTGAAATAGtatatgaagaaaatataaatagtgaTGATAGAAAATGTGAATCTGGAACATATGGATTGTCAAAGGCCATTCGTCAACTTGATGTTACTGATTCACCCGCATCACCAAAACCAGtatcagaaaaaaatgatgatggag TTAACTTGACTGACAGTGGTTGTCAGAAGGTCGATATGACACACTTTGATCTTCTAAAAGTCCTTGGAACTGGTG cTTATGgaaaagtttttttagttAGAAAACGTACTGGTGCTGATAATGGTCGTCTATATGCAAtgaaagtattgaaaaaagcatcaattgtacagaaaaaaaaaacaacagaacATACTAAAACAGAAAGACAAGTTTTAGAAGCTGTTAGAGATAGTCCATTTTTAGTAACATTACATTATGCATTTCAAACTGATGCTAAACTTCATTTAATacttg aTTACGTAAGTGGAGGTGAATTATTTACACATCTTTATCAACGTGAACATTTTACCGAGGACGAAGTAAGAATATACATTGGTGAAATAATTCTTGCACTTGAACATTTACACAAG CTTGGTATTATTTATCGTgatataaaacttgaaaatatattactgGATCATGAAGGACATATTGTTTTAACGGACTTTGGTCTTAGCAAAGAATTTTTACCACATGAAAGAGATACAAATGCACGTGCATATTCATTTTGTGGTACTATTGAATATATGGCACCGGAAGTTGTACGTGGTGGTGATACTGGTCACGATATT GCTGTTGATTGGTGGAGTGTTGGGGTTTTGACATATGAACTATTGACCGGTGCATCACCATTTACTGTTGAAggtgaaaaaaatacacaacaagaaatatcaagaagaatattaaaaacagaACCACCAATACCAAATCATCTTAATTCATCAGTacgaaattttatatcaagattattaataaaagatcCAAGACAAAGACTTGGTGGTGGACCACGTGATGCATGTGAATTAAAAGAAcatgcattttttaaaaaatcatcaacaatatttagtTGGGATGCATTAGAAAAACGTAAAATACCACCACCATTTGTGCCTCGTATATCACATGAGCTAGATACTAGTAATTTTTCAGATGAATTTACTAAAATGAATGCTGCTGATAGTCCAGCAGTTGTACCAccaaattatgataaaatatttcgtGGTTATTCATATGTATcaccatcaatattatttagtaataatGTTGTATCAGatgatatatttgaaaaatcacaacagcaacaacaacaacaacaacaaccacaacaacaacagcaacaacagcaacaacagcagcaacaacaacaacaacaacaacgtaTTATTAATCATGAACAAAATCGTCCAACAATATCAGATGTATTATCAGCACGTTTTGaagaatcattattttatcaattatatgaAATTGATCCACGTGATGATACACTTGGTGATGGTAGTTTTTCAGTATGTCGTCGTTGTCGTAATcgtaaaactaaaaaagaatATGCTGTTAAAATTGTATCAAAAAAAGTTGATTGTCGTCTTGAATCACATATACTACGTACATTTCAAggacataaaaatattgttaaattaattgatgtttatcAAGATCGTGCATTTACATATATTGTTATGGAATTATTATCTGGTGGTGAATTATTAAgtagaaaaaaacattttaatgagcatgaagctaaaaaaattatgatacaaTTAGCATCAGCTGTTGATTATATACATTCACATGATGTTGTGCATCGTGATTTAAAACcagaaaatattgtttatgaaTATAATTCTGATGATTCACCAATAAAAGTTGTTGATTTTGGTTTTGCTAAAATGAAAGGTACATCTGAATCATTACATACACCATGTTTTACAATACCATATGCTGCACCAGAAGTATTAGATAGAAAACGTGAAGGTTATCGTGAAAGTTGTGATTTATGGAGTCTTggtgttattttatattcattattaagtGGTAAACCATCATTTAGAAATGGTACATCTGaattaattagtaaaattgaaaataatgaaattaattatgatgatgatgaatggaaaaatattagttataaTGCTAAAGATGTtgttaaaagtttattaaaaattaatccatATGAAAGATTAACAGCAGCAGCACTTGTTAAACATCCATGGTTAAAtgaacaatcatcatcatcatcatcaattttaccaacaccaacaacatcaaaatcaacatcaacatcatcaacaaatagtATTGCACCATTAGTTATTGAATCAACAAGTTATGAACAATCAGTATCTGTTTTATCTGATAAACCAattgaatcatttaaattaaaaaatgttgatgGTGCAAAATTAGCACAAAGAAGAAAACTTCATAAACGTTCTACCTCGAGTTCAGTGTCTTcctcaacatcaacaacatcatcatcaaatccatcatcatcattaaaaatattacgtcCACCAAGTGCCACAACAAgtataaatacaacaacatcatcaccaGCCCAACCAAATGCATTTGATTTTGGTGAAGAAAGagttaatgaatatttaagctcattatcatcatcatctgattCAAATTCACCACATTTaatacaacatcaacaacaaccacagcgtcatcatcatcatcgtcatcatcatcaccatcattatcatcaccatcatcatcatcatcatcgtgataataataaaaatgataatgataattataataatacaagagaaccaaaaactaaaaaaagaaaaagagatattgatgttgataatattaatgataataatgatggtggtggtgttggtggaGTTAGTGGAGGTACTGGTGGTGGTGTCGGtagtaatagtaatagtagtagtagtagtagtggACCAGTTACAAGATCAAGAAAACgtaaacttgataaaattgcATGTGAATCATCAGACACATCAATTGAATATGAttcacataataaaaaatattgtaatttacaTCGTAAACAAAAATCAGGTAAACGACCCAAAAGACATGCTGGTGATGCCATTGATTAG
- the LOC122858301 gene encoding iodotyrosine deiodinase 1: MISEYFPFLSKYWHYVITSIVLFFLTILLIEKRKTKKIIKKNIDDINFHNSIDNDDCDEQPALSKNLEHIPFEYSRPSEENLLKRAREFYDITNARRTIRFFSKDKVPKNIIREIIRSAGTAPSGAHTEPWTFVVVSNKNIKMNIRKIIETEEEINYKKRMGKKWTTDLMPLKTNWIKEYLTDAPYLIIVFKQVYGLLPDGKKKIHYYNEMSVSIACGILLTAIQYAGLVTLTSTPLNCGPALKKLLERPDNEKLAILLPVGYPAVDATVPKLERKSLDEILVEFD; the protein is encoded by the exons atgatttctgaatattttccatttttaagtaaatattGGCATTACGTAATAACAagtatagttttattttttttaacaatattactaatcgaaaaaagaaaaacaaaaaaaattataaaaaaaaatattgacgatataaattttcataattcaatTGACAATGATGACTGCGATGAACAACCagcattatcaaaaaatttagaacACATTCCTTTTGAATATTCTCGTCCAAGTGAagaaaatttactaaaacgTGCTCGTGAATTTTATGACATAACAAATGCAAGACGTACCATAAGATTTTTCAGCAAAGATAAAGttccaaaaaatataatacgaGAAATAATTCGTTCTgctg GCACAGCTCCATCAGGTGCACACACTGAACCATGgacatttgttgttgtatcaaataaaaatataaaaatgaatattagaaaaatcattgaaactgaagaagaaattaattataaaaaacgtaTGGGAAAAAAATGGACAACTGATTTGATgccattaaaaacaaattggaTTAAAGAATATTTAACAGATGCACCatatttgattattgtttttaaacaaGTATATGGTTTGTTACCTgatggaaaaaagaaaatacattaTTACAATGAAATGAGTGTATCAATTGCATGTGGAATTTTATTAACAGCTATTcag tatGCTGGACTTGTGACACTTACATCAACACCGCTAAATTGTGGTCCAGCattaaaaaaacttcttgaaagACCAGACAATGAAAAACTTGCTATACTTTTGCCAGTTGGTTATCCAGCTGTTGATGCAACTGTTCCAAAACTTGAAAGAAAATCTCTCGATGAAATATTAGTCGaatttgactaa